The nucleotide window CGGTGCGAAGCTGACAGACGACATCCGTGTCCCCGTACGAACCGGGCGATTGCGGGTCTGAGTCCGTGACCCGGAATCCGAGAGTTGGGGGATTGTGTCAGATGCGCGGAGGGGGAATCAACCCCAAGTTTTGCGTTCGAGATTTGAGCAGGGCCGTTCCGTGTAACGCTTCCGCCTTCTGAACTGGCTTTCTCCGGCAGGGGTGGCAGTGTCCCGGTCGTCGCGTAGCTTCGCAAGGCATCGACGACCGTACTCATCGGATCCAGCCCCCGCCTCTTCAATGTCCGCACCACGCTCATCAACACCGACCGTGTCCGCGCGCCACGCTCGCTCGGGTTGCCGTAACTGGCCTTCCCAATCAGAACCGCCGGGCGCACCTCCCGTTCCGCGTGGTTGTTGCTCGACGGGACGCCTTCGAATTCCACGAACGTCAGCAGGTTCTCACCGTACTTGTGCAGTCGCTTCCCCAGCCGCCGGGCGTGCGCGTGCGCCCAGTCGCTGACCGCCAGGTCGGTGATCCGGCTGGGTAACGCGTCGGGGACCTGGGGGTCGACCTGCTTCCGGCAGCACGGGCACCAGTCGCGGTGGATCGTATGCTCGGTGACGACGGGTTTCAGGTCGGCGGGGATGTCCTCGGCGATGCGGGTGCGGGAACGCCGGGTGCGGGTGAGGTTGCCGCCGCACGTGGGGCAGGCGGGGAGTTGGTGCACTTCTCGGCGGTCGATCTGTTCGGGACGGGGTCGGGCGGCACCTGCGTGCCCGGGTTGGGCACCGCGTTTCTTGCGACGCGGTGGTGCGGGCGGCTTGGCGTAAGGCGGAATGGAACCGGACGGCTGGTGGGCACCGCTGGCCGGTGTGGGTGGGCCGAGGGTGCTGCTGAGTTGGAGGAAGAAGATGGCGGCGGCCCGGTCACGCGGGAGAACCGCTTCGGCCTGGTCCGGGGTCAGGGTGCCGGAGCGGAACGCGGCGACGAAGGCGGCATCGAGAATCGGGGCCGCACGCGTCATGCCCGCGATTCTCGACAAACCGCAGGAAAGCGAAAGGCCAGTTCAGCAGGCTGAAGCGTTGCGGGAACGTTAACTACCCGGGACGCAGTAATGTGACGCTTACCCACACGCCGTTACTCTTCAACCGGATTTCAGTAGTTTCAAGTTGGCGGCTTGGTTTTGTTGGCCGATCGTGCAGTAGTAATGGACTTATTTTCGCCATCTGTAGGTGCCAGCCCATCGGCCAACAGTATCAGGCATACCGCCGCCAGTGTCCACCCGAGGCCGCGGGCTGAGCGGGACCACAACCAGGCGTTACGCAGGATCAGCCCGACGGCCACCCACAGGAGTCGCACGACCCCATCGGTGGTCGAGGTCCGGGGCCGAACCTGCCCCAACTGGCGGTAGCTGCTCTCGATCCCGAATCGGGTCCGGTACAGGTCCCGAATCGCCACCGGGCTCCCGCTCACCCGCCACGCCGCGTACAGTAACTTCTTGCTCCGCCGGCCCCCGGTCCGCCGGTACCGGTAGCTCTTGTGAGCGATCACCACGTGCACCCGCACCGAGGTGCCCCGATCCGCGTGGGTGTACGCATATCGACCCGCGCCCCGCCGCCGCACGGCCCGCAACCCGACCCCCTTCACCCCGGGCCGGGGCTTGCGGCCCCGGACCACGGCCGGGATCACGAACGGCACACCCCGCGCCTGGAGCAACCGCATCACCGCGATCGAGAAGAACGCCTTGTCCAGCAGCGCGACCCGGACCGTAACCCGTGCCGCCGTCACCTGATCCAACAGCCGGGTGAGCACCGCGGTCATCGGCTCCTTCTCGCCCACGGCCGTCAACCCGAGCGTGTACCGGTCCGGTCCCCCGACGAGGCACGCGGTGGCGTACGTGTGGAACGTGTGGGTGCCGCCGGCCCCCTTGGACCGGGTGGTGTCCCGGTTCGGCGTCCCGAAGTACCCGATCCGGTGGTAGTCGATCGCGACCCGAGCCGCCCGCTTCCGCTTGCCGAGCGGGGCGTGGAGGGCCGGCCGCAACCGCCGCTCGAGGGTGCGGCGCCGCTTGGGCAGCGTGAGGTACAAGCAATCCCAGATGGCCTGCCCGGACGGGGCGTCGGCGATCGCGGCACAGGCCGCGGCCACCGAGCGGGCGAACGCCGCGGCGAACAGCACCACCCGCCACACCACCTCGGGTGTACAGGTGCGGCGACGCTTGGGCAGTTGGACCGCACGGCCGAGCCAGTCGGTCAGGACCGGACGGAGGTGCCGGGTGGCGTGGGCCGGGGTGGCTCGGATAGACTGACGTTTGGGTCGCATGGGGGCTCCGACAGTGGAGGCGTGGTAACCACCATTGACCGGTAAACCCATGCGGCCCGCTACTCATAAATCGCCCAACTTGAAACTACTGGATTTGGTATCACTCGCACCCGGGTCACTTCTCGGCCCACACCTGGCACAGCTCCAGCACCACGCGGACGGCGGCCTCCATCTCCTCCAGGCACGTCCACTCGAGCGGCGAGTGGGGGTTGTGTTCGCCGGTCGAGAGGTTCGGCGTCGGCAGGCCCTTTTCGGTGAGCTGCGAGCCGTCCGTGCCGCCGCGGATGATCTTGTGCTTCGGCTCCATCCCGGCCCGCCGCACCGCCTCCGCGGCGCGCGTCACCGCCGCCGGCAGCCGCGCGATCCCGTCCTTCATGTTGCGGTACTGCTTGCGCGTCTCGACGGTCACCTTCGCGGCCGGGTGCTCGCGCTCGACCTGACGGGCGATCTCGCGCAGCAGGTCGGCCTGGACCGCGAGCTGCGCGGTGTCGAAGTCTCGCAGGATGAACCCGATTTTCACCTCGCCGGCCCCGCCCTCGATCGTGATCGGGTGCAGGAACCCCTGCCGGCCGTCGGTGGTTTCGGGGCTCATCGTCCGCTGCGGCAGGCGGTCGACGAACATCGCCGCCAGGCGCACCGCGTTCACCATCCGCCCCTTCGCGATCGACGGGTGGATGTTCACGCCCGTAATGGTGACGGTCGCGGCGTCCGCGGAGAACGTCTCGTCCTCGATCTCGCCGCTGCCCGCGCCGTCGAGCGTGTACGCCACCGCCGCGCCGATCTGCGCCGGCTCGAGGTGCTTGACGCCGAACCCGATCTCCTCGTCGCAGGTGAACACGATCCGCACCGGGCCGTGCGGGATCTGCGGGTTCTCCGTCAGCAGCCGCGCGGCTTCCATGATGACCGCCACCCCCGCCTTATCGTCGGCGCCGAGCAGGGTCGTGCCGTCGGTGGTGATGATGGTCTTGCCGATCAGGCCGTTCAGCTCCGGGTTCTCCGCGACCCGGATCACCTTCGAGGTGTCCTTCGGCAGAACGATGTCGCCGCCGCGGTAGTCGCGGATGACCTGCGGCTGCACGTCCTTCCCGCTGTTCTCGGGGTTCGTGTCCACGTGGGCGTTGAACGCGATCGTGGGGGCGCCGGCCACGTTGCCGGGGACGGTCGCGAACACGAGGCCGTGTTCGTCCTGCACCGCGTCTTTCAGCCCCAGGGCCAGGAGTTCGTCGCGGAGCATCGCGCCCAGCACGAGTTGCCCCGGCGAACTCGGGTACGACGTGGACCGCTCGTCCGCCTTGGTGTCGATGCGGACGTACCGCAGGAACCGGTCCAGAAGGGTGTGCGTGGCGAGGGCCATGAGAGTTCCACCGCGGCGGCCAAAGGGCACGAGAGGGCGACAGGGTCTTATTTACTCTCCGGCTCTCTCTGCGCCCTCTGTGCCCTCTGCGGTGAATCCGGTTTTGCTTTTTTCTTCCGGCGCCGGGAAGCAGCCAGCCCCTTCACCCCGACCTTGGGGCACAGGTCCGCGACCGCGCACTGCTCGCACCGCGGCTTGCGCGCCAGGCAGACCTTCCGCCCGTGCATGATGAGCCGGCCGCTGAAGTGCAGCCACTCGGCCTGCGGCACGATCTCCGCGAGCGCCAGTTCCACTTTTACGGGGCTCTGGTGGCGGGTGAGCCCGAGGCGCCGCGAGAGCCGCCCGACGTGCGTGTCCACCGTCACGCCGGGGGTCTCGAACGCGTGCCCGCGGATCACGTTCGCGGTCTTGCGGCCCACGCCGGGCAAGCTCACGAGGTCGTCGAGGTCGGTGGGCACTTGGCCGCCGAACCGGGCGACCATCTCCACGCACGCGGCGCGGATGTTCTTGGCCTTGTTCTTGTAGAACCCGGACGGCTTGACGAGTTGCTCCAACTCCCGGATGTCGCAGGTCGCCATGTCGGCGGCGGTCGGGAACCGCGCGAAGAGCGCCGGCGTGATAGTGTTCACCCGCTTGTCGGTACACTGGGCCGACAGCACGACCGCGACGAGGAGCTGAAACGGGTTGGCGTAGTTGAGGCCCTCGAACTCGGGGTATAGCGGGGCGAGGCGCTCGTTGATGGGGCCGACGCGGTCGCGCGCGGGCGCGAGTTTCGGTGCGGTCGGGTCGGGTTCGCCCATGTCACGCGGCCCTGCAGAGCGCGGGTTCGGGTTCGGCCGCCGGGGCGGGCGTGGGGGCCGCGGCGCGCGCCCGCATCTGCTCGGCTTCGAGCGGCGTGATGAACCCGCGGGCGAGCAACGTGTCCGCGTCCTGCGGGGCGCGCGCCCGGGCGCTCAGGCTCTCGGCTGCGACCTGCGCGAAGGCGCGGCGCTCGTGCGCGAACCCGGTTTCGTCCGGCACGCGGTCAGGGGCGTAGGGGCGACGTTCCCGCTCGTCGAGGAAGGTGCGCAGCTCGATCTTGGCCCGACGGGTACAAAACGCACGGTCCACGAGCCCCAGGTCGCGTGCTTCCCGACCGGACACCGTCCGGCCGGATTCGATGAACGCGCCGGCCCGCTTCCCGAGCCGCTTCCGCAGGCGGTTGCTCCCGCCGAAGCACGCGAACCGGCCCGGGAACCCGAGCAAGGTGTGCGGCGCGGACACGCACAGCCGGTGGTCACACGCGAGCGCCAGTTCGAAGCCTGCGCCCAGACACGGCCCGTCGATGAACGCGACCGTCGCGAACGGGAGCGCGCCGATTCGGGCGAGCACGCGCTGCCCGCGCCCCGCGAAGGTGGCCCGGTCGGTGACGCGCGCGACATCGGGGTGCAGCCCCGCGCAGAAGCCGAACGGCTTCGCGGAGCGCACCACGAGTGTGTGAACGAAGAGGCTGCGCTCGACCGCCCCGAGTGCGGAGTCGAGTTCCGCGAGCCGCGGCGCGTCGAGGGCGTTCACCGGGTCGCCGGGGAACGCCAGCCACAGCGTGGCGGTGCCGTACTCGCAGGTAACGCGAAGGTGTGCGGACTCGAACAGCATTCCAGAATGGTGGCGGCTCGGCCGCGAGAATTCAACCCGAACTCACCGGCTGCCCTTGGCGGGCAGCATCCTGGCAGAGTGGCCCAACTGAGCAACCCGCGCTCGCACGCGTCGGCCCCCCAGTGACGGCCAACTTGCCGCCCAAGGGTTTTGCGAATCACCTTGCGTTACTCGGGCACTTCGGTCTTGTCGCCCGGGAGCGGTTCCCGCTTGGTCTTGCTCGGTTTGCTTGGCTTGATGACCGCGCTCAGCGGCGGTTTGGGGGCTGCGGCCGGCCTCAAGCTGTTGGCCAGCACGGGGAGTTCGGTGCCGGACGCGGCGACCGACGCCCGGAGCTTTTTCCGCGCCCGCGACAGCACCGCGCCAATGGTGTTGACCGGTACGTCGGTCTCGGTGCTGATCTCCTCGTACGTCCGCCCTTCCAGGTAGTAGAGCCGGACGATTTCGCGCTCCGGCCCGGAGAGCCGGTTGAGCAGCTTCTCCACTTCTTCCAGGCTTTCCATTCCTTTCTGAGCAACGGGGGCGTCGTCCGGCTCCGGCTCCGGCAGGCGCGACTCGCCCCGGCGGATCGCATCTTTCACTTTCTGCCGGCGGACTAGCTCGTGAATGCAGGTGCGGCGGGTGATGACCGTGAGGTAGGTTGCGAGGCTGGACTGCTTGCGGAACTCGCGCAGCACCTTGAAGTTGTTTGCGACGATCTGGAGCAGCACTTCGGCCGCGATGTCCTCAACGTCTTCCGGCCCCACACGGGCGCTACGGAGGTGCGCGGTGTACCCGATGGTGTGGTAAATGAGACTGAGGAACCGGTCCACGAAGTCGTTCCACGACCCGGGGTCACGGTTCAGGCACCGCTTGAGCAGGTCGCGGTCCACCGCGGTGAACGGGGTGTCGTCTTCCACGGCCGATGTGCCTCAGGGAGCCTTCGAGCGGCGCATCCAACAGTATAAGCCTAGCCGGTGTGCGAACCTTACACAACCGGTCGGCGCGTGTCCTTCCGCGCCCCTATTCTACCCCGCGCCGGCGCGACCGGCATAACCGAATCGCGCGCCGCGGTCTCGGACCGCCTGGGGTCGCCTGTAGGCCGCCGGCCAGTTATTGTTTGGCAGCGTAACGTTCTGGCTGTTTTGGGGCACCGGCCACGATGCGATGGCCACCCTCGACGACAACCGCGATGGCGTCATCTCGGGTGCGGAACTCGACACCCTCGCGCTCTGGCACGACGCCAACGCCAACGGCGTGTGCGACGCCGGCGAGGTGAAGCCGCTGTCCGAGTACGGTATCGTGAAACTGTCGGTGAAGTTCGAGCGCGACGCCACGCACCCCGACCGCATTGCCTACTCGAAGGCCGGGGCGACGTTCAAGGACGGCAGCACGCGCCCGACGTTCGACCTCGTACTGCACTCGGCGAAGTGAGCACGGGCCGACCGCTAGCGCCGGCTCGCGGCGCGCCGCTCGCGCATTTCCTGGAACGTCATCCCGGCCCAGATCACCAGGAGCACGCCCCACTGCACGACCGGCACGAGTACGCGGTTCATACCCGGCGTCCGGCGGAACTGCGGGTCGGAATCGTACCGGTACAGGTCGAAGCCGAGCACGCCCAACCCGCCGACCGCGACCACAACGGCGACCCAAAACAGCACCCGCGAGCGGTCGGCGTGGGCGCGGCGGCGCCACGCCGCGAGCGCGAGGAACAGCGGCGGCCCGAGCAGAAATCCGAGCACGAGCGCGCTCGCCCCGGGCTGCGCCCAGTCGGTCATCAGGGCGACGAGCGCCAGTTCCCCGAGCGCCGCCGCGAGGGCGAGCGAGACGGCTTCGCGTGCGTGCCGGGTCATGCCGTACCATCCGCGTTCGGGCGCCGGGGCGGGCCGAGCCACACGCTCGCCCACCGCGCCGCCGACCAGAGCAGCAGCGCGAGAACGCAGGTGATGACGAAGACGGTGAGCCCGGCGTTCATGTAACCGGTGAAGATCGACTTCTCCCCTGCGGCGATCAGGTCCTCGGCCGCCTTGTGTGCGGCTCCGGTGGCGCCGGCCAGTTGCTGCTGCCCCTGTTCAACCTTCGCCCGCCCGCTGGAGATCATGCCCGCGAACTGCCCCGTCACGAGCTGCGTTCCGGCGGTGAACGTCGTGCTGCACACGAACAGCATCGGCAGCGCCGTGACCAGCGCGTACCGGCCGCGCCCGTTGTTCACGAGCCACGTGGTGACTAGCGCGAGGGCCAGCACCGCGAGGAGTTGGTTCGCGATGCCGAACATGGACCAGATGGTGGTGATGCTGCCGGTCCACACCAGCCCGACCCAGCCCAGCGTCACGGTCGCGCTGGCGAGCACCGCGCCCGGGAGCCAGTCCGGCCGCGCCACCGGCGCATAAACGCGCCCGACGCTCTCCTGCAACAGGAACCGGGCGATGCGCGTGCCCGCGTCGATGGTGGTGAGGATGAACAGCGCTTCGAACATGATCGCGAAGTGGTACCAGTACTTGAGCAGCGATTCGCCCTGCACCCCGAGCCACATGAACGCCTGCTCGAAGATGACCGACATGCCGACCGCCAGCGTGACCGCCCCGCCGGTGCGCCCGCGGAGCGACTCCCCGCCCACCTTCTCTTCCACCCGGCCCAAGTCGAGGTGCTGGGGCGAGCTGACGTTGGTCGCGTGCGCAGGGTCGGCCGCCTCCGGCGGCACCTTGACGCCGTAGCGATCGTACACCCTGTCGAGGTCGTCGTTCCATTTGGCCTCGTGGTCGATCGGAACGTTGATAGCGTAGTACAGCTCCGACGGCAGCGCCGCCGCCGCGATGAGTGCCGTCACGGCGACCAGCCCCTCCATCAGCATGGAGCCGTAGCCAATGGTGCGGATGTGAGACTCCTTCTCCACCATCTTCGGCGTGGTGCCGCTGGAGACGAGCGCGTGGAACCCGCTGATCGATCCGCACATGATGCAAATGAACACGAACGGGAAGATCTGGCCGGGAAAGGTCGGCCCGCCGTTGATGAACACCTCGTTCAGCGCCGGCGCCTGGAGGGCGGGGTTCGCAACGCACACACTCACAACGAGCAGCCCGATGGTGCCGATCTTCAGGAAGCTCGACAGGTAGTCGCGCGGCCCGAGCAGCAGCCACACCGGCAACACGGCCGCGACGAACCCGTAGGTGCCGAGCGCGGCGATGGTCTGCTCGCGCGTGAGCGAGAAATACGCCCCGAGCGCCGACCGCGACACCGGCTCGCCGATCACGACCGCCGCGAGCGTGAGCACGCCCCCGATGAGCGACGCCTCGACCACGCGCCCGGGCCGGATGCGGTACATCCACAGCCCGACCAGAAGCGCGATGGGGATGGTGCAAGCGATGGTAAACGTGCCCCACGACGAACCGGCCACCACCTGCGCACAGCCGGCGGGCGTGACAAAGGTGAGCGAGTCGGTGGGGTGCGTGTACGAAACGTGAAGGGAGCCGGTTTCGGTTATCGCCGTGGGGTCCGCCGACGCCTTCCCGGCACGCCAGTTCCCGGGTATCGGTCCGGGCACGCGCACGGCGAACGGTTCTGAGCGAGCGGTTTCGGCCCCCGCCGCTTCGTACCGAACGGAGCACCCGGGCGGGAAGTGCAGAACGGTCGCGCCCCCTTGCGGCTCGGCCCGGACGCGTTCGGCGACGGGCACCGTAATTTGCGTCCCCTTCGGCAACTTCACCTCCTCGCCGCCGAGCGCCTTCACCACGACCAGGCCGAGGCCGGCGAGAGCGATCACCACGATAAAGAGGATCGCGACCGACGCGATGACGGCCGCCGGATAGCCGAGTTCGTGCCGGGCGATCTCGGCGATGGATTTGCCGTCGCGGCGGACGCTGGCGGCCATCACGAGCATGTCCTGCACCGCGCCCGCGAGGCACACGCCGATGACGAGCCACACCAACCCGGGCGCGAACCCGTACTGAATGGCGAGCACCGGCCCGATCAGCGGCCCCGCGCCCGAGATGGCGGCGAAGTGGTGTCCGAACAGCACCCAGCGGTTGGTGGGGTGGTAGTTCTGGCCGTCGTTGAGGCGCACGGCGGGCGTTGGGCGGGTGTCGTCGAACGCGGCCACCTTCGCCGCGAGGAACGCCGAGTAATAGCGGTACGCGATGGCGAGGCAGCACAGCACGGCGATCATAACCGGCATCGCGTGCAGGATTAGCCGCTGGCTTACGGGGTCGCGCGAGTACAGCGTGAGAGCGAACAGATCCATGAGGCAGCGTCCGGAGGAGAGAGACGCGAACTAGGTTACCAGCATGCCGCGCCGCGGGCCAACGCCGATCAGAATTACACGCGAATCGGCCCGAGTTCCGCGAAGTCGTCGGGCAGGGCTATTGAAAGTTTGGCTCATGTCTTGCACGGGGTGTTGAGGTGTCGCGACGGGCGGTCCGCGATTAGGATGGGGTCATCGGGTTTTCGCGCCAGGGGCGATGCGATGGACTTCCCGCTCGGCGAGTTGATGGACGAGTCGGCGTGCTACGCGAAGCCGCGGGCGCGACTGCACCCGGACGGGTTGCGGTGCCCCCAGTGCGGCGCGCGGGAGCACATCGGTGTGCACCGGTATCGGCGCCGCGAGGCGGTCCCGGATCACCGGTGCGACGAGTGCGGGCGGGTGTTCAACGCATTCACCGGGACCGAGCGGCACGGCACTCGGCGCCAGTCGTCGACGGTGCTGTTGTTGCATCGTCCCGGGCACCCCGACCGCGCAACGGGCTCGGGAGCTCACGTGCCGCCGAACCTCGCTGCTGGCGTGGCGCCACCCGATTCAGGCGTGGGCCGAGCACGCGTGGCCCCAACCGGCGTTGGCCGACCCCGTCACGGAGGCCGATGAGATGTTCCAGAATGCGGGGGAAAAAGGGCGCCGCCACGCCGATCCGGCCGATCCGCCGCGGGCACGGGCGAATAAGAGGCGCGGGCACGGTACGTTCGACAACGATCGCCCGCCGGTGGTCGGTGCGGTCGGCCGGGACTCGGGACCCGTGCGCCGGCGGGTCGTTGGGTACACGGATCGGGCGACGCTCGAAGGGTTCGTGACCGGGGCCACGGTCGCGGGCGCGACGGTGAACACGGACGAGTGGAAGGGGTACGGTGGGTTGTCAAAGGTGGGCCGAACCCACGCCACCGTTTGCCACTCGCCGGCCAACCGCGAGTGGGCCCGGGACGACGACGGGGACGGGGTTCGTGAGGTGCACACCAACACCATGGAAGGAACGTGGACCGGGCTTCGCAACTTCCTCCGCCCGTTCCGCGGCGTAAGCAAGTGGTTCTTGTCGCAATATGTCGCCATGCTCAAATAGTTACACAGACCCAATTTCGTTAACGACGACTTCCTCCGCATCCTGCTCGGCACCCACCCCACCGCTGATCGGCCCAAACCAGCCGACATCCCAAGTAAGACATGAGCCGGCATGAGCTAGTTCACCACGAGGACGACGCCACGCGGGACCAGGCCCAGGCCAGCATCTTCGAGTACATCGAGGCGTTCTGCAACCGGGTCCGAAGGCGCTCGGCTCTGGGGCACGCTGCCCCAGACGAGTACGAGCGAACGCATTATCAATCTGGCCGCTAAAACCTGTCTACTTTTCGTGGGGAACTCCATCGTCGAGCGGACGCCTTTCGCGAGCGGATGTAGTACCGCACCTCATCGCTCGTCTTACCGGCGACCGTGCGACTACTGACGAGCACCACGACGGACCGCAACCGGGGGCATACATCCCAGTCCCGGATCAACTCCAGGTCGTCCATGACGAAACAGAACCGCATCTCCGCGCGCCCGTGGCTCGTTCCTTCATTGAGGTCGGTCGAGCGGCCCGCGTAGCTCGCCTCCAGGGCCAGGCCTTTCACGGTGGCCGCTATTGGCTGAAGTCTTTTATCTTAAATACCTTCCGCCATTATGGCAGATGGCTGACCATTGCCAGTTGTTGCCAAATCGTGAGTGACAGTGCATTGCCACTCACGATTCGCTTGAAAATTCTGGAGTGGCAAATTTCATAATATCCTCATCGACCGTGAATGGCCTAGCCTCCAGAGCCTACCGCTTTCACTATTGACGGTACAGCGTTATAGTCCCGGAGTACGTTCTCCGTTCTCCGAGAGTTCCGCA belongs to Gemmata obscuriglobus and includes:
- the pepT gene encoding peptidase T: MALATHTLLDRFLRYVRIDTKADERSTSYPSSPGQLVLGAMLRDELLALGLKDAVQDEHGLVFATVPGNVAGAPTIAFNAHVDTNPENSGKDVQPQVIRDYRGGDIVLPKDTSKVIRVAENPELNGLIGKTIITTDGTTLLGADDKAGVAVIMEAARLLTENPQIPHGPVRIVFTCDEEIGFGVKHLEPAQIGAAVAYTLDGAGSGEIEDETFSADAATVTITGVNIHPSIAKGRMVNAVRLAAMFVDRLPQRTMSPETTDGRQGFLHPITIEGGAGEVKIGFILRDFDTAQLAVQADLLREIARQVEREHPAAKVTVETRKQYRNMKDGIARLPAAVTRAAEAVRRAGMEPKHKIIRGGTDGSQLTEKGLPTPNLSTGEHNPHSPLEWTCLEEMEAAVRVVLELCQVWAEK
- a CDS encoding IS1595 family transposase, with product MCTGIGAARRSRITGATSAGGCSTHSPGPSGTALGASRRRCCCCIVPGTPTAQRARELTCRRTSLLAWRHPIQAWAEHAWPQPALADPVTEADEMFQNAGEKGRRHADPADPPRARANKRRGHGTFDNDRPPVVGAVGRDSGPVRRRVVGYTDRATLEGFVTGATVAGATVNTDEWKGYGGLSKVGRTHATVCHSPANREWARDDDGDGVREVHTNTMEGTWTGLRNFLRPFRGVSKWFLSQYVAMLK
- a CDS encoding enoyl-CoA hydratase/isomerase family protein, with the translated sequence MLFESAHLRVTCEYGTATLWLAFPGDPVNALDAPRLAELDSALGAVERSLFVHTLVVRSAKPFGFCAGLHPDVARVTDRATFAGRGQRVLARIGALPFATVAFIDGPCLGAGFELALACDHRLCVSAPHTLLGFPGRFACFGGSNRLRKRLGKRAGAFIESGRTVSGREARDLGLVDRAFCTRRAKIELRTFLDERERRPYAPDRVPDETGFAHERRAFAQVAAESLSARARAPQDADTLLARGFITPLEAEQMRARAAAPTPAPAAEPEPALCRAA
- the nth gene encoding endonuclease III, translating into MGEPDPTAPKLAPARDRVGPINERLAPLYPEFEGLNYANPFQLLVAVVLSAQCTDKRVNTITPALFARFPTAADMATCDIRELEQLVKPSGFYKNKAKNIRAACVEMVARFGGQVPTDLDDLVSLPGVGRKTANVIRGHAFETPGVTVDTHVGRLSRRLGLTRHQSPVKVELALAEIVPQAEWLHFSGRLIMHGRKVCLARKPRCEQCAVADLCPKVGVKGLAASRRRKKKAKPDSPQRAQRAQREPESK
- a CDS encoding transposase; translation: MRPKRQSIRATPAHATRHLRPVLTDWLGRAVQLPKRRRTCTPEVVWRVVLFAAAFARSVAAACAAIADAPSGQAIWDCLYLTLPKRRRTLERRLRPALHAPLGKRKRAARVAIDYHRIGYFGTPNRDTTRSKGAGGTHTFHTYATACLVGGPDRYTLGLTAVGEKEPMTAVLTRLLDQVTAARVTVRVALLDKAFFSIAVMRLLQARGVPFVIPAVVRGRKPRPGVKGVGLRAVRRRGAGRYAYTHADRGTSVRVHVVIAHKSYRYRRTGGRRSKKLLYAAWRVSGSPVAIRDLYRTRFGIESSYRQLGQVRPRTSTTDGVVRLLWVAVGLILRNAWLWSRSARGLGWTLAAVCLILLADGLAPTDGENKSITTARSANKTKPPT
- a CDS encoding carbon starvation CstA family protein; translated protein: MDLFALTLYSRDPVSQRLILHAMPVMIAVLCCLAIAYRYYSAFLAAKVAAFDDTRPTPAVRLNDGQNYHPTNRWVLFGHHFAAISGAGPLIGPVLAIQYGFAPGLVWLVIGVCLAGAVQDMLVMAASVRRDGKSIAEIARHELGYPAAVIASVAILFIVVIALAGLGLVVVKALGGEEVKLPKGTQITVPVAERVRAEPQGGATVLHFPPGCSVRYEAAGAETARSEPFAVRVPGPIPGNWRAGKASADPTAITETGSLHVSYTHPTDSLTFVTPAGCAQVVAGSSWGTFTIACTIPIALLVGLWMYRIRPGRVVEASLIGGVLTLAAVVIGEPVSRSALGAYFSLTREQTIAALGTYGFVAAVLPVWLLLGPRDYLSSFLKIGTIGLLVVSVCVANPALQAPALNEVFINGGPTFPGQIFPFVFICIMCGSISGFHALVSSGTTPKMVEKESHIRTIGYGSMLMEGLVAVTALIAAAALPSELYYAINVPIDHEAKWNDDLDRVYDRYGVKVPPEAADPAHATNVSSPQHLDLGRVEEKVGGESLRGRTGGAVTLAVGMSVIFEQAFMWLGVQGESLLKYWYHFAIMFEALFILTTIDAGTRIARFLLQESVGRVYAPVARPDWLPGAVLASATVTLGWVGLVWTGSITTIWSMFGIANQLLAVLALALVTTWLVNNGRGRYALVTALPMLFVCSTTFTAGTQLVTGQFAGMISSGRAKVEQGQQQLAGATGAAHKAAEDLIAAGEKSIFTGYMNAGLTVFVITCVLALLLWSAARWASVWLGPPRRPNADGTA
- a CDS encoding RNA polymerase sigma factor translates to MEDDTPFTAVDRDLLKRCLNRDPGSWNDFVDRFLSLIYHTIGYTAHLRSARVGPEDVEDIAAEVLLQIVANNFKVLREFRKQSSLATYLTVITRRTCIHELVRRQKVKDAIRRGESRLPEPEPDDAPVAQKGMESLEEVEKLLNRLSGPEREIVRLYYLEGRTYEEISTETDVPVNTIGAVLSRARKKLRASVAASGTELPVLANSLRPAAAPKPPLSAVIKPSKPSKTKREPLPGDKTEVPE